One part of the Oryzias melastigma strain HK-1 linkage group LG21, ASM292280v2, whole genome shotgun sequence genome encodes these proteins:
- the tent5c gene encoding terminal nucleotidyltransferase 5C isoform X1: protein MYLSNLGQKMENKEESSCSSSSCLTWDQVSRLNEVLTDVIPVHGRGNFPTLEVQLMDILARVRRRLERRGIRVQDIRLNGSTASHVLVQDISWSFKDLDVIFRVDLPSEAEFKLIKDDVLDILLDFLPECVNKEKITPMTLKEVYVQKLVKVYTEQDRWSLISLCNKNGRNVELNFVDSIRRQFEFSVDSFQIVLDPMLSHYEHVQAPLSEDSHPIVIGESVYGDFNAALNHLRNKLIATKRPEEIRGGGLLKYCNLLVRDFRPANQEEFKALERYMCSRFFIDFPDIGEQQRKVELYLQMHFIGEEKSKYDYLQILRKVVNESTVCLMGHERRQTLHLLSLMALRVLAEQSAIPDASSVTCYYQPAPYVRDHNFSNYYVASQNIPTWLPCN from the exons ATGTA TTTATCTAATCTTGGTCAGAagatggaaaacaaagaagaatcCAGCTGCAGCTCTTCCAGTTGTCTGACCTGGGATCAGGTGAGCAGGCTGAACGAAGTCCTCACCGACGTCATCCCCGTTCACGGACGCGGGAACTTCCCCACCTTGGAGGTGCAGCTGATGGACATTCTGGCCCGCGTGCGGCGCCGCCTGGAGCGGCGGGGCATCAGAGTACAGGACATCCGCCTGAACGGCTCCACGGCCAGCCACGTGCTGGTGCAGGACATCAGCTGGAGCTTCAAGGACCTGGACGTCATCTTCAGGGTGGACCTGCCCAGCGAAGCAGAGTTCAAGCTCATAAAGGACGACGTCCTGGACATTCTGTTGGACTTCCTTCCTGAGTGCGTCAACAAAGAGAAGATAACCCCCATGACTCTCAAAGAGGTCTACGTCCAGAAGTTGGTCAAAGTCTACACGGAGCAGGACCGCTGGAGTCTCATCTCCctctgcaacaaaaacggcCGCAACGTGGAGCTGAACTTTGTGGACTCCATACGACGGCAGTTCGAGTTCAGCGTGGACTCCTTCCAGATCGTGCTGGACCCCATGCTGTCCCATTACGAGCACGTGCAGGCGCCCCTGTCGGAGGACTCCCACCCCATCGTCATAGGGGAGAGCGTGTACGGAGACTTCAACGCTGCACTGAACCACCTGCGCAACAAGCTCATCGCCACCAAGCGGCCGGAGGAAATCCGCGGCGGCGGCCTGCTCAAGTACTGCAACCTGCTGGTGCGGGACTTCCGTCCTGCCAACCAGGAGGAGTTCAAGGCTCTGGAGAGATACATGTGCTCGCGCTTCTTCATCGACTTTCCCGACATCGGGGAGCAGCAGCGTAAGGTGGAGCTGTATCTCCAGATGCACTTCATCGGGGAGGAGAAGAGCAAGTACGACTACCTGCAGATCCTGCGGAAGGTGGTGAACGAGAGCACGGTGTGCCTGATGGGCCACGAGCGGCGCCAGACCCTCCACCTGCTCTCCCTCATGGCCTTGAGGGTCCTGGCTGAGCAGAGCGCCATCCCCGACGCCTCGTCTGTGACGTGCTACTATCAGCCGGCGCCGTACGTCAGAGACCACAACTTCAGCAACTACTACGTGGCCAGCCAGAACATCCCCACCTGGCTGCCGTGTAACTGA
- the tent5c gene encoding terminal nucleotidyltransferase 5C isoform X2, translating into MENKEESSCSSSSCLTWDQVSRLNEVLTDVIPVHGRGNFPTLEVQLMDILARVRRRLERRGIRVQDIRLNGSTASHVLVQDISWSFKDLDVIFRVDLPSEAEFKLIKDDVLDILLDFLPECVNKEKITPMTLKEVYVQKLVKVYTEQDRWSLISLCNKNGRNVELNFVDSIRRQFEFSVDSFQIVLDPMLSHYEHVQAPLSEDSHPIVIGESVYGDFNAALNHLRNKLIATKRPEEIRGGGLLKYCNLLVRDFRPANQEEFKALERYMCSRFFIDFPDIGEQQRKVELYLQMHFIGEEKSKYDYLQILRKVVNESTVCLMGHERRQTLHLLSLMALRVLAEQSAIPDASSVTCYYQPAPYVRDHNFSNYYVASQNIPTWLPCN; encoded by the coding sequence atggaaaacaaagaagaatcCAGCTGCAGCTCTTCCAGTTGTCTGACCTGGGATCAGGTGAGCAGGCTGAACGAAGTCCTCACCGACGTCATCCCCGTTCACGGACGCGGGAACTTCCCCACCTTGGAGGTGCAGCTGATGGACATTCTGGCCCGCGTGCGGCGCCGCCTGGAGCGGCGGGGCATCAGAGTACAGGACATCCGCCTGAACGGCTCCACGGCCAGCCACGTGCTGGTGCAGGACATCAGCTGGAGCTTCAAGGACCTGGACGTCATCTTCAGGGTGGACCTGCCCAGCGAAGCAGAGTTCAAGCTCATAAAGGACGACGTCCTGGACATTCTGTTGGACTTCCTTCCTGAGTGCGTCAACAAAGAGAAGATAACCCCCATGACTCTCAAAGAGGTCTACGTCCAGAAGTTGGTCAAAGTCTACACGGAGCAGGACCGCTGGAGTCTCATCTCCctctgcaacaaaaacggcCGCAACGTGGAGCTGAACTTTGTGGACTCCATACGACGGCAGTTCGAGTTCAGCGTGGACTCCTTCCAGATCGTGCTGGACCCCATGCTGTCCCATTACGAGCACGTGCAGGCGCCCCTGTCGGAGGACTCCCACCCCATCGTCATAGGGGAGAGCGTGTACGGAGACTTCAACGCTGCACTGAACCACCTGCGCAACAAGCTCATCGCCACCAAGCGGCCGGAGGAAATCCGCGGCGGCGGCCTGCTCAAGTACTGCAACCTGCTGGTGCGGGACTTCCGTCCTGCCAACCAGGAGGAGTTCAAGGCTCTGGAGAGATACATGTGCTCGCGCTTCTTCATCGACTTTCCCGACATCGGGGAGCAGCAGCGTAAGGTGGAGCTGTATCTCCAGATGCACTTCATCGGGGAGGAGAAGAGCAAGTACGACTACCTGCAGATCCTGCGGAAGGTGGTGAACGAGAGCACGGTGTGCCTGATGGGCCACGAGCGGCGCCAGACCCTCCACCTGCTCTCCCTCATGGCCTTGAGGGTCCTGGCTGAGCAGAGCGCCATCCCCGACGCCTCGTCTGTGACGTGCTACTATCAGCCGGCGCCGTACGTCAGAGACCACAACTTCAGCAACTACTACGTGGCCAGCCAGAACATCCCCACCTGGCTGCCGTGTAACTGA